One segment of Drosophila mauritiana strain mau12 chromosome 3R, ASM438214v1, whole genome shotgun sequence DNA contains the following:
- the LOC117142583 gene encoding mucin-17: MGMVEASTSELRLEAPNSYTYLLATVSLTLTFIVMLGACLCCKKRIPKNDLMGLEGMVKLKNPDEVIVVTNLVGNSESQAELNASTVSNADSEKRSSTAAHRSLPDIPVAESNDNGSELYETVADKQLVDGRNARSQSPQPSMKKQTSVSQHSSISQADDVSSPYSRVKGLPHDYAKVRGTEHPYAQLNAPSTSHAANHGSTAAAAAAAVVAGSSSDGIDPMHRSSQHSDGSREHNDSAPAQAEIPAASAIAGMISASQDLPYMTPPIANQHFSGDSQDSSKGYTSISVREPLANILAQQPPGKPSNRNPTLSRDVNDSHYATVSDDSDETYAAIEDPNNRHQANAADIYTSGSETYAQIQPMQANPIVVAVEINNSSSLPTASTSAVRPTSSSGADHAMPVPPPVDSLRAQMHSRQASSSSNNSSSVCNLGSPKPEKRQANSPLPPTPKASAGQAHHLQAGSISNLASGRNSVISVIEAGAEGHEAESGEASPQRKHSKSLSPSKEGEGNKNIEGMYAKVMKKHKFSRNSPSSQNSSPILARKQQQDGLGVSPLDSAAALLVDAQKGRVRSNSYSAKDHGYETIPADGQMMHENRKSDCYAANMLQKERQQEGGAIAQPVTIATAIAISASAKHYETIINQTQPPPPPSRSNNDPGYEQLQPHPVPTGEDEAKKSDYDPNYEVLKSRAHSDDGYAKVLDKKRPPANADGSGYSTIPGADANHNYASILETKAAAETDHYARIAENAVAGTPGSSSSRLTPTSPSSTSNSVSLNSSTVATSTPISSQYESLTGTGSETDPNYESVCYLTTASNTATTTTATTNTSSGIEPGYEPLQTDQESDTQTSSPLSGSAFTPSEQLLVDDYFHV; this comes from the exons ATGGGCATGGTGGAGGCGTCGACGTCGGAACTGCGCCTGGAGGCCCCAAATTCGTACACGTACCTCCTGGCGACCGTCAGCCTGACGCTCACTTTCATCGTGATGCTGGGCGCTTGTCTCTGCTGTAAGAAGCGGATTCCCAA AAATGACTTGATGGGCCTGGAGGGCATGGTCAAGCTGAAGAATCCGGATGAGGTTATTGTGGTGACCAATCTGGTGGGCAACAGCGAGTCCCAGGCGGAGCTGAATGCCTCCACGGTGTCCAATGCGGACTCGGAGAAGCG GTCGAGCACTGCAGCCCATCGCAGTTTGCCTGACATTCCCGTGGCCGAGAGCAATGATAATGGGTCCGAACTATACGAAACCGTGGCGGACAAGCAACTGGTAGATGGTCGCAATGCCCGTAGCCAAAGTC CACAACCAAGCATGAAGAAACAGACCAGCGTGTCGCAGCACAGCTCTATTAGCCAGGCGGACGATGTAAGTTCGCCGTACTCGCGGGTCAAGGGTCTTCCGCACGACTACGCCAAGGTGCGGGGCACCGAACATCCCTATGCCCAGCTGAATGCCCCATCCACGTCTCATGCGGCCAACCACGGCTctacagcagcagctgcggcggcggcggtggtggccGGATCCTCCAGCGATGGTATAGATCCAATGCACCGCAGCTCACAGCACAGCGACGGCTCCAGAGAGCATAATGACTCGGCGCCGGCGCAGGCTGAGATTCCAGCTGCCTCTGCGATTGCAGGCATGATTTCGGCTAGCCAAGATCTTCCCTACATGACGCCGCCCATCGCCAATCAACATTTTAGCGGGGACTCACAAGACTCGTCGA AGGGATACACAAGCATTAGTGTGAGGGAGCCGCTGGCCAACATTTTGGCCCAACAGCCACCTGGGAAGCCCTCGAACAGGAACCCAACATTATCGCGGGATGTTAATGACTCCCACTACGCCACTGTATCCGATGATTCTG ATGAGACGTATGCGGCCATTGAGGATCCCAATAACCGTCATCAGGCCAACGCCGCGGATATATACACTAGCGGATCGGAGACGTATGCGCAAATCCAGCCTATGCAGGCCAATCCCATAGTGGTGGCTGTCGAGATCAATAACAGCAGCAGTCTTCCGACCGCTAGTACATCCGCCGTCCGACCCACCAGCAGCAGTGGTGCTGATCATGCTATGCCCGTTCCACCGCCTGTGGACAGTTTGCGAGCCCAGATGCACTCGCGTCAGGCGTCATCCTCGTCGAACAATAGCTCGTCTGTCTGCAATTTGGGCTCACCTAAACCTGAAAAGCGTCAGGCGAATTCACCACTACCACCGACACCCAAGGCAAGTGCGGGCCAGGCGCACCATCTGCAGGCCGGAAGTATTAGCAACCTAGCGTCTGGACGGAATTCGGTCATATCAGTGATCGAAGCGGGCGCGGAAGGGCACGAGGCGGAATCTGGAGAGGCGTCGCCACAGCGCAAGCATAGCAAGAGTCTAAGTCCCTCCAAGGAAGGCGAGGGCAACAAAAACATTGAGGGCATGTACGCTAAG GTGATGAAAAAGCACAAATTCTCGAGGAACTCGCCGTCCTCCCAAAACAGCTCGCCTATTCTGGCAAGGAAACAGCAGCAAGATGGATTGGGGGTCAGTCCGCTGGACAGTGCTGCGGCTTTGTTGGTGGATGCACAGAAGGGTCGTGTGCGGAGCAACAGCTATTCAGCCAAGGATCATGGGTATGAAACGATTCCAGCCGACGGACAGATGATGCACGAGAATCGAAAGTCGGATTGCTATGCAGCCAACATGTTACAAAAGGAAAGACAGCAGGAAGGAGGAG CGATTGCCCAGCCCGTCACGatagcaacagcaatagcGATCAGCGCTAGCGCAAAGCACTACGAGACTATTATTAACCAGACACAACCGCCACCGCCTCCATCCAGGAGCAACAACGATCCTGGCTACGAGCAACTGCAACCGCATCCTGTTCCTACCGGCGAGGATGAGGCCAAAAAGTCCGACTATGATCCTAACTACGAGGTGCTCAAAAGTCGTGCTCACTCTGACGACGGCTATGCGAAGGTGTTGGATAAGAAGCGTCCACCTGCGAACGCTGACGGCTCCGGCTACAGCACCATTCCAGGGGCGGATGCCAACCACAACTATGCCAGCATCCTCGAGACAAAGGCCGCTGCGGAGACGGATCATTATGCACGGATAGCGGAAAATGCGGTGGCAGGAACGCCGGGCAGTAGCAGCAGTCGCTTGACCCCCACATCGCCCAGCTCCACATCCAATTCCGTGTCGCTTAACTCTTCAACGGTTGCCACCAGCACGCCGATCTCCTCGCAATATGAATCGCTGACGGGCACGGGGAGCGAAACGGATCCCAATTATGAGTCGGTGTGCTATCTCACCACGGCGTCCAATACAGCGACAACGACAACAGCGACGACCAACACTAGCAGTGGGATAGAGCCCGGCTACGAGCCGCTGCAGACGGATCAGGAGTCGGACACGCAGACGAGCAGTCCGCTGAGTGGGTCAGCATTCACGCCAAGTGAACAGTTGCTAGTGGACGACTACTTTCACGTGTAG